In Lysinibacillus sp. FSL M8-0337, the following proteins share a genomic window:
- a CDS encoding HNH endonuclease, whose protein sequence is MKKIVLSLSLLILLLLVSFTPTFLARSSVLELEHVSHEEDYLEAAIQLQKLYELGYIDEYITEEDLRAEFVINDGYILSEGTYIVALDTETDEIIDINELIDNNSLKNTFSRNAYSDNISKYNSLLVYSVAFKTWISNAGTTTSKINHSAEVTGVYGVGTRPKDYTIIASIQRATSENGSYINADNITKTVTLKQVVTISAYINSTYYWKSDSMAYANYSNASYRASAKNEGPWLLNKKGMKYPEYTDPKSKKVMTKPVSTTWSANSSSSCALTNSDRRAYRTWYDATYGSLNWNDYEIHHIRPCKWGGNKDYSNLIPLPYSFHRGTVSPWWVNY, encoded by the coding sequence ATGAAAAAAATAGTATTATCACTATCACTATTAATATTATTACTTTTAGTTTCATTTACTCCAACTTTTTTAGCAAGATCATCGGTGTTAGAGTTAGAACACGTAAGTCATGAAGAAGATTATTTAGAAGCTGCTATTCAATTACAAAAATTATATGAGTTGGGATATATCGATGAATATATTACTGAGGAAGATCTTAGAGCAGAATTTGTAATAAACGATGGGTATATATTAAGTGAAGGAACATATATAGTTGCGTTAGATACTGAAACTGATGAAATTATTGATATAAATGAGTTAATTGACAACAATTCTCTAAAAAATACTTTCTCAAGAAATGCTTATTCAGATAACATTAGTAAGTATAATTCGTTATTAGTATATTCAGTTGCATTTAAAACGTGGATTAGCAATGCTGGTACAACAACATCAAAAATTAACCATTCAGCAGAGGTTACAGGAGTATATGGGGTAGGTACAAGACCAAAAGATTATACAATTATTGCAAGTATTCAAAGAGCTACAAGTGAAAATGGTTCATATATAAATGCGGACAATATTACTAAAACAGTAACCTTGAAACAAGTAGTTACAATTTCTGCTTATATAAATTCAACATATTATTGGAAATCTGATTCAATGGCATATGCTAATTATTCAAATGCATCTTATCGTGCGAGTGCTAAAAATGAAGGACCTTGGTTGTTGAATAAAAAAGGAATGAAATATCCAGAATATACAGACCCTAAGTCCAAAAAAGTAATGACTAAACCAGTTTCTACAACTTGGTCAGCAAATTCTAGTTCTTCTTGTGCTTTGACTAACTCTGATAGGAGAGCATATAGAACATGGTATGATGCAACTTATGGATCTTTAAATTGGAATGATTATGAAATTCATCATATTAGACCGTGTAAATGGGGAGGAAATAAGGATTATAGCAATTTAATTCCTTTGCCATATTCATTTCATAGAGGCACTGTATCTCCTTGGTGGGTAAACTATTAG
- a CDS encoding SMI1/KNR4 family protein, with amino-acid sequence MSIELILTALNKRLDKENSIIIQRENGEILNVTCDWNCPISNHELQEFTLETQHVLPKELCLFLKHSNGAKLFNDNGLGYDFFEIFNLSQILNYIHEYETNIYYQSAYDKNWFMMGNYRGYGDYMFVDSQKVANGEDDYLIFVHEGDIQRLPMNFETWLDRFIVTQGARYWLW; translated from the coding sequence ATGTCAATTGAATTAATCTTAACAGCATTAAATAAAAGGTTAGATAAAGAGAACAGCATTATCATACAAAGGGAGAATGGAGAAATTTTAAATGTAACCTGTGATTGGAATTGTCCAATATCAAATCATGAACTACAGGAATTCACTTTAGAAACTCAGCATGTTTTACCGAAGGAATTGTGCTTATTTTTAAAACATAGTAATGGAGCGAAATTATTTAATGATAATGGTCTTGGTTATGATTTCTTTGAAATATTTAATTTAAGCCAGATATTAAATTATATCCATGAATATGAGACCAATATATACTATCAAAGTGCCTATGATAAAAATTGGTTTATGATGGGTAATTATAGAGGATATGGTGATTATATGTTCGTTGATTCTCAAAAAGTTGCTAATGGGGAGGATGATTATCTTATCTTTGTTCATGAAGGAGACATTCAAAGGTTACCTATGAACTTTGAAACTTGGCTGGACAGATTTATTGTTACACAGGGAGCTAGATATTGGCTATGGTAA
- a CDS encoding ABC transporter ATP-binding protein — protein sequence MTILEIHNLHKKIKGRQLLKNITLVIDKPGIYGIVGRNGSGKSLLFKTIAGLFVPSSGTVKVFNDIIGKGNFPKSFGALLDTPGFLTQYSGFQNLKILASIQNKISDQDIKNVLTLVGLDYNDKGPVRKYSLGMRQRLGIAQAIMENPKLLLLDEPMNGLDQSGVAEMRDMILNFRKQDITILLASHNPEDIALLCDEVYKMDGGELVRYSSPVRLS from the coding sequence ATGACCATACTCGAAATACACAATTTACATAAAAAGATAAAGGGTCGTCAGTTGCTGAAAAATATAACATTAGTCATTGATAAACCCGGAATTTATGGGATTGTCGGCAGAAATGGTTCAGGTAAAAGTTTATTATTTAAGACAATTGCTGGACTTTTTGTTCCGAGTAGCGGCACTGTAAAAGTGTTTAATGACATTATCGGCAAAGGTAATTTTCCGAAATCTTTTGGTGCATTATTAGATACGCCTGGATTTCTAACCCAATATTCAGGTTTTCAAAACTTAAAGATACTCGCCTCAATTCAGAATAAAATCAGTGATCAAGATATCAAAAACGTTTTGACGTTAGTTGGGTTGGATTATAATGATAAAGGACCGGTACGGAAGTATTCATTAGGCATGCGACAAAGGTTAGGGATTGCACAGGCAATTATGGAAAATCCCAAATTACTATTATTGGATGAGCCGATGAATGGATTGGATCAATCGGGTGTAGCGGAAATGCGAGACATGATTCTGAACTTTAGAAAGCAGGACATAACCATCCTTTTAGCAAGCCATAACCCTGAAGATATTGCCTTACTTTGCGATGAGGTTTATAAAATGGATGGAGGGGAGTTAGTACGTTATTCAAGTCCAGTGAGACTATCATAG
- a CDS encoding MarR family transcriptional regulator gives MLEPFGLTYPQYLVLLALWEQDSLVVKQISEKLSLGIGTLNPILNKLVDKGWVTKETSSMDKRAVIISLTEKARVTESLITEKLVEKMAHCDALTVIDGDLRAQLQNLNELLTRLNNMEGER, from the coding sequence GTGCTGGAGCCATTTGGTTTGACATACCCGCAGTATTTGGTGCTACTTGCTTTATGGGAACAAGATAGTCTAGTAGTTAAACAAATTAGCGAAAAATTGAGTTTGGGCATAGGCACCTTAAATCCAATATTAAATAAGCTTGTTGATAAAGGATGGGTGACGAAAGAAACATCGTCTATGGATAAACGTGCTGTGATTATTTCTTTAACTGAGAAGGCAAGAGTAACCGAATCGTTAATTACAGAAAAGTTAGTGGAGAAAATGGCGCATTGTGATGCTTTGACAGTAATAGACGGTGATTTAAGAGCACAGTTACAAAATTTAAATGAATTATTAACTCGATTAAATAACATGGAGGGTGAAAGATGA
- a CDS encoding glutathione peroxidase — MSIYDINVTLEDGSEYSLEKYKGKALLIVNTATKCGLAPQFQELEQLYTSYRDMGLEVLGFPSNQFKQEMSSALDAAEACRLTYGVTFPMHEIIKVNGKEAHPLYDYLKTHSKGFLGNNIKWNFTKFLVNREGEVVARFGPTDKPKSIESDIKKVLNLQ, encoded by the coding sequence ATGAGTATTTATGATATCAATGTAACATTAGAAGATGGTTCAGAATATAGTTTAGAAAAATACAAAGGCAAGGCTTTATTAATTGTCAATACTGCAACAAAATGTGGTTTAGCTCCACAATTTCAAGAATTAGAGCAATTGTATACTTCTTATCGGGATATGGGGTTAGAAGTGCTAGGTTTTCCTTCTAATCAATTTAAGCAAGAAATGTCTTCAGCACTGGATGCCGCTGAAGCTTGCCGTTTAACGTATGGCGTTACATTTCCTATGCATGAAATTATCAAGGTAAATGGTAAAGAAGCACACCCTCTTTATGATTATTTAAAAACGCATTCGAAAGGATTTTTGGGTAATAATATTAAATGGAATTTTACAAAATTCTTAGTTAATCGAGAAGGAGAAGTAGTAGCTCGATTTGGTCCAACTGATAAGCCAAAAAGCATTGAGTCGGATATAAAAAAAGTTTTGAATTTACAATAA
- a CDS encoding lysozyme, giving the protein MEISNNALNLIAKWEGFRSDAYIGPDNVWTIGYGTTKWPNGKAVEKGQTITKEDAWELLRKQAQEHANTIEYYVKVPLNQNQYDALASFQYNLGRYILRNSALLVYLNNKQWEQVGKEMLLYCNANGKKLQGLVNRRLDEIALFLKPVAVIDVSKKIEYIEIDKEPKKFRIQSGKYNSQEAMIAAMNDALKQYYLAYAEPVKGSSNENGWRFISGWYNAIEEAKIIAERAILANKLSYATIRGTTH; this is encoded by the coding sequence ATGGAAATTTCAAATAATGCACTAAATCTCATAGCGAAGTGGGAAGGGTTTCGCTCCGATGCCTATATAGGTCCTGACAATGTTTGGACCATCGGCTACGGAACAACAAAATGGCCAAATGGCAAAGCAGTTGAAAAGGGGCAAACCATTACAAAAGAGGATGCGTGGGAACTATTACGAAAGCAAGCACAGGAGCATGCCAATACAATTGAATACTATGTTAAAGTGCCACTTAACCAAAATCAGTACGATGCACTGGCAAGTTTTCAATATAATTTAGGACGATATATTTTAAGAAATAGTGCACTATTAGTATATTTAAATAATAAGCAATGGGAACAAGTAGGCAAAGAAATGCTATTATACTGTAATGCTAATGGAAAAAAGCTACAAGGGCTTGTGAATCGTCGTCTAGACGAAATTGCCCTTTTTTTAAAGCCTGTTGCTGTAATAGATGTAAGTAAAAAAATAGAATATATTGAGATTGACAAAGAGCCAAAGAAATTCCGTATTCAAAGTGGGAAATACAATAGTCAAGAGGCAATGATAGCGGCGATGAACGACGCATTAAAACAATATTATTTAGCGTATGCAGAACCAGTAAAAGGTAGTTCAAATGAAAATGGTTGGCGTTTTATAAGTGGTTGGTATAACGCAATAGAAGAAGCAAAAATCATTGCCGAGCGCGCTATTTTAGCAAATAAATTAAGTTACGCAACGATTCGTGGGACAACGCATTAG
- a CDS encoding ester cyclase produces MTPEQIVKKFFKEVRSGRNPDYAVELMAEQVLAHQVISEEELTVLRTPKEYADHVKEMIEAYGDFSLEIQELMVQDLKVYVRWKQVGKHIGEVDGYQPTGLPVIEIASAVYRIENEKIAEYWIQIDRAGMEKQLERNRN; encoded by the coding sequence ATGACACCAGAGCAAATTGTTAAGAAATTTTTTAAAGAAGTACGTTCGGGGCGTAATCCAGATTACGCAGTGGAATTAATGGCAGAGCAAGTATTGGCCCACCAAGTTATCTCTGAAGAGGAATTAACAGTACTAAGAACGCCTAAAGAATACGCTGATCATGTAAAAGAAATGATAGAAGCTTATGGTGACTTCTCATTAGAAATCCAAGAGTTGATGGTTCAAGATCTTAAAGTTTATGTGCGTTGGAAACAGGTTGGTAAGCATATTGGTGAAGTTGATGGATATCAACCAACAGGGCTTCCAGTAATTGAAATAGCAAGTGCAGTATACCGCATTGAAAATGAAAAAATAGCCGAATATTGGATTCAAATTGATCGTGCTGGTATGGAAAAACAACTGGAACGCAATAGAAATTAA
- a CDS encoding DUF948 domain-containing protein yields the protein MGEFFIAIVFLVLIVGILITLKKIRSTNYSSTNQSRSNYSGNNTTDFISSGSVFSLQDTNDCSDTTSSNSDSGGSSCD from the coding sequence GTGGGGGAGTTCTTTATTGCAATAGTATTTTTAGTCTTGATAGTAGGGATTTTAATTACCTTAAAAAAGATAAGAAGTACTAACTATAGTTCAACAAATCAAAGCCGTTCTAACTATTCAGGAAATAATACAACTGATTTTATTTCATCAGGTTCTGTCTTTTCGTTACAAGATACAAATGATTGTTCAGATACCACTTCAAGTAACAGTGATTCTGGAGGCTCTTCGTGCGATTAA